DNA from Kryptolebias marmoratus isolate JLee-2015 linkage group LG8, ASM164957v2, whole genome shotgun sequence:
CTTTAACTTTCACTGTAGTTGATGGTGGCACGGCATGGATGGCGAGGGATTCTATGATGCTGGAGGCTGATACCATTGACGCCCCCGGTACTGCGGCACCATGGTGGAATCTggcacagcagctgaaacaggacCTGACGGGCATTGTTTTAATGTCTGAGGCGGATCTACAGGTACCGACATGATTTCTGCATTTCTATCATTGTAACAATAAAGTGCACATGCTCGTGTTTTTGTACgagaataaaaatgtctgtccTTTTAGTtgtgaccattttttttttcatcttggtTCATTAGAGAAGAACGTTTTGCGAGATGTGATGaatttttgcacatttcactgaaagacaaaagtcTAATTTTTTCCAGTCTTTAGTGGACGCCCCATGCTCTGAACTCGCCTTCGCTCTGGGCTTCCAAGAAACAAAGGCTGAGGATTTTCAACAGACACTGCAGAGGGTTTTGGATCGAAAAGAGGAGGAAAGGCAGTCCAAagagctgctccagctgtaTCTCAAAACTGTGGAGAAAGaggacaaacagcaggaagaagaaagcCAGCCCAGCCAGGAAGGTATGGCtgtgttatttttttggagcttttttaaatttcatcacAAGAAAAATGGTGGGTGATTCTAGAAAGAGATCAGTTACAGTTTTTGTCTGAACCCCTTAACCTCTTTGCTAtcaagtcagatttttttttgttttataatttaggATAAAGACCCTCTGCAGAAACTTTACTGTAATATGCAGCAGCGTCAGTGCAATAGAATTTGACCACCGTGCCACCatgatgttaaaaataaaccttcaaaCCTTCTTATGAGAGCATAAAACTGTTATGCAATTTGTAGTAGATTAGCGTCATcctctttcatttgttttcatttgtaataTTGTCAATGATGTTAAGTTaatgttacattaaaaaaatgcagagcAAATGGAATATGAACAACTGAGGAAAAAACCTgatcttattttatatttaatacaTTCTCacatccttttcttttaaatagcAGAACATATTcaccataaaaataaatctaaccaATAAAATGGTCCTCtagatgttttagtttttaacaggAAAAGAGTTGAACAATCTTGCGAATATAATTCCCTAATATTTTCTCTTGGATTTTATTTCATGGTTTTGTGACGCATCATTGATCAAGTCCACTTTCTTCGCAGTGCTTGAACTGCGCTTGTTCCTTTTGGTCACTAGATGGAATCATTGCTGCTGCTCAATAATCCCAGCTCTGTCACTGATTTGCAATAATCAATCCTTTGATATAACAAATGGTCCTGAGAGAAAACCTGTTTTTCAATATGTCAGGGGCCGGAGACGTGGATTTACCGGATGGAATGGAGGTGGACTCGGCATCTGGATTCATGTCCAGGACACTGATGGTTCTGAAAGGCAAAACGAGTCCGGAGACCAGGCTTTCCACAGAGGATCTGCAGGTATTTGACTCCTaccactgatttattttagtttggagAACAGAGTTGCTCTTTATTTTTGACTGCTGTGTAATCACAAATGCCCTGAAAAAACACACCGCTTCCAGCAGATTGAGACGAATCTGAACAGTTTAGGTACATTTCTTCTGCCCTCTGAACTGACCTATATatttcataatgtttttttacgTCATTCTTTCACCTGCAAAGTTTATGCTGTCACACTAACCCTTTCCCCACCTTTTATATAATGTAACTGGTCAACCGTAAATACATCAGTTCACACTTCTGCCATTAAACGTTTGAACAAATACATCTCAGGTGATCTCACACCCTCAGTGTATATTCAAATTTATCttgcagtgtttctttttgtcagtgtctTTCAAGGGCCCAGTTTTGCAAGCGGGGAAGTAAATCTTTTCCCAGAGCCTACCTGTTACCTGCTGCTCAGCCTGTGATTTTAACACGATGTTGatgctttatttttactcaCAGTTTTCTAGCAGggtgatgtaaaactgatgaCTAATAGCCAGGGGTGAGCGacctgctgcagttcaaacacGTTATTATTCACCAGGCGGCACCTCGGTTGAGAAGGCCATACTTAACCCAAGACCATACCCTGAACACTTTTGCGCAcccactgataaaaaaaaaaaaaaatgtggtctGAGTGATCAGTCGTCCGTGTGTCTTGAGTGCGTTTGCAATTGAACCTAGAGCTGTGCACTTCGTATCAAACTACCTAAGATGTATATTAATATCTTTCAAGTTGACTAAATCTGACATGTAAAAGTGACAAGCAAGGATTTGAGTCTGCAAATCGTGATGCAATTGAAACTCCTAAATAACTCGTCTACAAAACAGTTTCGACATGTAATCCAAACAGCATTTATtctagaaaacaataaaaatccaaGCAAACTTTTACCCATCATCATTTGCATTCATAGGGAAAGTAGAAACATCAAAAGCGTCTTTTTAATACGTTTCATCGGCTGCCTCAAATCAGCGCTCTTCTTACACAGTCCCAGCAGTTTTACATGTGTACACGGGGCAGTATTGTGTGTAATGTACGGCTAGTATATCTGATACAGATCACTTTTCTGTGTCTTTTAGATGGTAGTAACAAAAGGACTGGAAACCATGCAGCAGGTGCTGGGCTGGAACACGGCCAGGACGTCCGCGCTGCTGCAGGCCTGCGAGGCTCAGCTGGCCACGCGCCTCCAGCAGATTCAGACCATGCAGTCCATCAGCAACACACAGCTGGACGACAGCAGAGAGTCTAACGCAGCGAGCACAGAAGAGGCTGCTGAAGCGCCTGCCCAAGGGAGCTCCTAGGCTGAGGCTTCACCTGAGCAGAGACTGATAAGAATTCACACTACCTGCCTGAGGGTCAGTAGAATGAGATTTGCTCTGTATTGCAGCTGGAATATCTCAATGTTAAGGATGTTGGTATGTTCATAATTTCGGAAAGAAAAAGTCGCAAAGCACTCGATTGCTTCATGCCTCAAGAAGAATCGGGGCGCGCTGGTCAAACTCTTTATCGAGCTATGATGGCGTGAACCACTAAGATCTGCTTCCTATCAGCTTCAGCTCTGAGTGTCATGTTGTAATCACTACGGAGGAACGAATATATGTGAAACTTATCGAACCAGCACCCCGAGAGCTTATCTTAGCATTCGGACAGGAAATGGAGTCATAGCTTTGCTCAGTTCAAATGTAACAAATCTGCCACCCACCCACTTTAACCAAATGAAATAGTTAAATCTAAAGTCTCTTCTCTTTATCTGCTACATGACGAGGCATACCACTGCCCAATAAAAAGTTTACAAAGCTCTGTATGGCAGCCTGGAATGTATCCATTCTAATTTGTAGATTAGGTCTGTCATATACAATAAGCCagagagttgttttttttcttatacttTAAATCCTTGAAAATGTTTCCTTAGTCCAGAATCTTATTTCTAAGCTTAGCTCGCTGCCTTCAGCTTCATAATTAGCAGTCAGCCGTGAAAGTGTCTTATCTAAATGtcagtagaaaaataaaaataggaacTGTAACtgttaaattagcttttttgtATGTCTTCTAAGCACTGTTAGTAAAAATTGTTTGTACACTAAATTTCATCAGGTTGAACATTcaaaagaaaagttacaaacataCTTGAACATAgctgaagaagtcttttgggTGTCAATCAAATTAcatcatttagtgtttttttggGGGAATAGTTTACGAACTATAGAGTTCAGCAAAATGTTTGGAGACTTTAAAGTGGAAATCAGATGGGAATCTGGCTCAACGTGTGCCTCCTAACGTGCTTTTACTTGTCTTTTATTCCCAGTCAAGTTCCCAGTCAAGTGGCAGTTTACTTCATCTTGACtgctttaaacatattttcttgcaGTGTCCATTAGAAGACGgtaacattttcatttagatCTTTTACGGATGCAAGCATCCCGGATGTCTGATCTAATAAGGCCTCTTGGAAAATCAAATGTAGACCTCCTTCCTTGTTGTTATTAGCACAGTTGCTGTCCACACAGTCACGTCACCAAAGTACATATAGACAAACTCAGCACAttaacatgttgtttttgttgttgttttctttttttgtatatttatgtcCAGTTACTGGATGAGTTCTCTCGGCAGTTATCTTTTATACACCGGTGTGAGAGTTGAGTGTCACTAGTGGCTGTGTGGACAACTTGTGCAGATCAATGTGACTCGTACACAACAAAGCTTTACGAAGTTATTCTGCCTCTTGAACAATTGAACATAAATGATGcatttaaatgtgatatttttgtgtcatttgtcAGTATTGTTTAATACAAATACAATAGTTGGCATGTTACACAGATTCAACAAGGTTAGCTTGTTATCATATCTAAATTgctttagagatttttttttttttaaaaccctcaCAGAGGGCAAGTATATGACTATACAATATGTGATTAAAAGGTACTTCTTCTATGTGTTGATTGATCAAGGAGGCTTTTCACCAATAAAATTGTCTCAAGTCTCTTACCAGTTCTgactttttcccttttgtcttttttacacCAGTGAACAATGTTAATGCATGAGCAGAAGAGTAATGGCCGTATGAGCTCTGAGCCTTATTGGCCACATGCTGCTGCCAGGTATTTTCCAGCAGCTGCTTAATGGGATTCATGGTGGGCGTAATTCCTGTGGAATTGGCTCCATCTAGGTTGAACAGTTTGGAGTAGGTGCGATACAGCATAGAAGCAGTCGAGTTTTCTGTTGTATGTCACATTGTCTATATGGAGTAGCTGATGACTCAAAAGGGCTCGGACAAGAAGTGGAGGTCTGATCTGTAAGCACCCCGGTGCCCCGAGGATTGGAAACAAATGGTTTCCCATCTGGTCAGATGTACCTAACACCTTAGAATTCTGTTCAGCTACAAGTGCCAAGGTGACACATGGGTCAGTACACATTCTGCCTTGCTTTGTATTTTGTCTCTGCAAAACGTCAAGAGATATAGCAACAATACGttcaaagaagcaaaaaattCAGAAacggcattccttgaaggaatctaTATCTCCTGCTACTTTGCATCAAAAGGTggtgaagtatgtgttggagttTTGTCTCAGctacatcaaaatttagctccGTGACTGCAGTAggcatttatgtgtttgctaagattgacttcaacagttgaccagttgtagatgttaagTTGTAGGTTACATAATCACCTGCCTTTCAGAGTGACAGGCTATaagaaaatgacaaatcaacacaaatgggggtggggggtgggtaACATTTATTTAGGTCAAGTCAACTTAAAACAATCAAAGAGTTGTTAATTATTACTTTGACCAATTACCCTTTTCAATTTGTACAAAGgacaacaaagcaaaataaaagaacagttgcaaaaattaattttatataCATCACACAACAAGAAATTAGCACAACTGGACAAAAGATTGAATCAGTTCCACAGCTTTCAAGTCATCAGTTTGAAGTCAAAGGGAGGGACTCCGTTTTGATATTTGTGTACTTGATCTTCCATCCCTTGTTTTTCCCACTGGAGTCAGACCTGAACACAATGTCCACTTGGTAACTTCCCGTGTCAATGCGGCCTGGCGGCTTGGATCCACAGAAGGGTCCGTACTCTTGTCCAGCAGTTGAAAtcttatgaaaaacaaaacaaaaccaaagctgaTTCATTATCTGCCCAACTGACTGACTACAAGCAAACTTAAATATGCAAGAAACGGCATGACGATATCGTAAATCACCCAGGAGGTGGAAGCCAGAGACAGGCCATCTCCGCAGGCATGAGGACGAATACATTGCTTATTTAACATCCTGTGTGAGTTCGACTCTCACAGGACTGACCTTCAATATATCATATGGACAAGGGACATCTGGGTGTCCCTCGATGTCAAAGGGTTCCAGGAAGTCCAGGATAATCCTGGAGCCCTGTGGCAGACTGATGGTGTGGTCACACTGGCTCATGGGTGGGTAAGGGTTCGGGTAGCCAGGACTGGTCAGAACTCCAGGTGCCGACGTTAACACCTGATTTTGGCAAGGCACTGCAAAAGAAAACGCAAAACGCTAAATAAAGCCCTACCTGAACTGTGTTCTTTTTGGGGCATGACTTAAACATTACTGCATGGGCAGGATGCAGTCCTAAGATCTGCAAGACTTGCAATGATTgagttccatttttttttttaatcaaagaaaaaaattgtaatgTTCCCCAGCATCATAAAAGATTGGATTCATTTAGATTTGCATTATTGCTCTAGCTGGCAAGTGTGC
Protein-coding regions in this window:
- the dffa gene encoding DNA fragmentation factor subunit alpha, translating into MTDGKACKVCNFTRQTSYGVVAPSLDELKKKGREFLGFSPSDSVMVVLENDGTIVEDQAYFLCLPPNTKFMLLQDRETWAPARKIDGGTAWMARDSMMLEADTIDAPGTAAPWWNLAQQLKQDLTGIVLMSEADLQSLVDAPCSELAFALGFQETKAEDFQQTLQRVLDRKEEERQSKELLQLYLKTVEKEDKQQEEESQPSQEGAGDVDLPDGMEVDSASGFMSRTLMVLKGKTSPETRLSTEDLQMVVTKGLETMQQVLGWNTARTSALLQACEAQLATRLQQIQTMQSISNTQLDDSRESNAASTEEAAEAPAQGSS